DNA sequence from the Oscillatoria sp. FACHB-1406 genome:
TCAAAAAATTTGGGTTTACGGGCGAACAAGCTTATTTATTGTTAAGTTGCGCGCCGGTAGAAGGCAGAGTCAGCGGAATTGTCGATATTCCTAATGCTTGTTGTACTTTAGCGTTACCGACAGAAATTTTTGATATCGACATTCTGCCTAAATGAAGATTGCTTAAACCGGGTTGGCTTGAATAATTTGCACAACTCGGTTTTTTAAACTTTGAATTTTGAATTTTTGGATTATGCCTCTATACGATTTTCGCTGTAAAACTTGTGGAGACTTTGAGGCTTTGCGAACCATCGCGGAGTTAAACGTACCAATGACTTGTCCGATCTGCTCTGAAATCGTGCAGCGCCTCTTTTCGCCGCCAATGGTAAACTTAAATTCCGGTCGCTTGCCTAGCAGCGATTCGGGAGAACCGGCGCGCGTGCGACGGATAAAAGCACCTCAACCGCCGAAATACCAAACGGTTAAAGGCGGACGACCCTGGATGCTCGGTCATGCGTCGGAGCGACTTTAATTGACTTTTTGCTCTTCGAGCAAGGTCAAACTCATCCACTCTCCTTTAGCATTGTAACTGCGAATAAGGCGCTGTCGTCGCTGCGGTTCGAGTAGCCATCCCATTTCTAGGATGAAAGGATGACCGCGCTGAATCGATTGAGGACAATTAGCAGAACCTCCATCGGGCAGCAGGAGAATTTGTATGGGTAAAGCGCCTTCGTTGAAAAGCAGGCGGGAGCCTTGAATTTCGCCGGTGGAGCTAACAACGCGATCGCCAAATTCTAACTTTTGTTGGATGCGATTTTCGTTTTCAATCGCGATCGAAAGCCGCGTCGGATAAACGCTAGGATTGCGATAATCGGGATAAAGCGTTGTCGCTTGCCCTTCCCAAGTTCCCGCTAACTGTTCGACGGTTAAGGGCGGGCGATCGGGAGTGGTGCTGTGGGGTAAACGTTCGCGAATGAGGGTAATGCGATTGCACTGACTGGCGCGATCGTACAACATTACCGCGCGCAAGCGGCGATCGCCTTCGATTAAACCAAACTCAGCCCCAAACTCGCTATAAGGTCCCCACTGGAACGAACCTTGAGAAAACGCGCCCGTTTCAAAAAATAAAACTTTGGGGGCGACTTGGGTATACTCGAGCGCGATTTCCTTGGGCGGTTCGTCGGGCGGAAGATAGCGAACGGTTAGCGAGACTTTTTGGTTATTCTCCGAACCAATCAGCGAGACAACCGAGGGAGTCTCTCCCAGCAATTCCCCTTCCGGAGAAAAGGCGGCAAACGAACCTTGCCATTCTCCCAGATTCTTCAAAAAATTTTCCCACTGTGCGGACATCATCTAAATCTATAAATTAGCTCTCAAGCTTGATTTTAAGCGCCAAGTTCCT
Encoded proteins:
- a CDS encoding zinc ribbon domain-containing protein, which codes for MPLYDFRCKTCGDFEALRTIAELNVPMTCPICSEIVQRLFSPPMVNLNSGRLPSSDSGEPARVRRIKAPQPPKYQTVKGGRPWMLGHASERL
- a CDS encoding DUF3598 family protein, which codes for MMSAQWENFLKNLGEWQGSFAAFSPEGELLGETPSVVSLIGSENNQKVSLTVRYLPPDEPPKEIALEYTQVAPKVLFFETGAFSQGSFQWGPYSEFGAEFGLIEGDRRLRAVMLYDRASQCNRITLIRERLPHSTTPDRPPLTVEQLAGTWEGQATTLYPDYRNPSVYPTRLSIAIENENRIQQKLEFGDRVVSSTGEIQGSRLLFNEGALPIQILLLPDGGSANCPQSIQRGHPFILEMGWLLEPQRRQRLIRSYNAKGEWMSLTLLEEQKVN